From a region of the Cucurbita pepo subsp. pepo cultivar mu-cu-16 unplaced genomic scaffold, ASM280686v2 Cp4.1_scaffold000438, whole genome shotgun sequence genome:
- the LOC111785299 gene encoding WAT1-related protein At4g08300-like — protein MLIFVAIFSAFVFSERLHVGSLVGAFFIVLGLYLVLWGKKADHVVADEQQDNEKGFVDTEMQNTSVNDNEVKDSVRETRISPI, from the exons ATGCTGATATTTGTGGCCATATTCTCAGCATTTGTGTTCTCAGAGAGGCTTCATGTGGGCAG CTTGGTGGGAGCTTTCTTTATCGTATTGGGTCTGTATTTGGTGCTGTGGGGGAAGAAGGCAGATCATGTGGTGGCGGATGAACAGCAGGACAATGAAAAGGGGTTCGTTGACACTGAAATGCAGAATACATCTGTAAATGATAATGAAGTGAAAGATAGTGTAAGAGAAACCAGAATTTCTCCGATTTGA